A single genomic interval of Helianthus annuus cultivar XRQ/B chromosome 13, HanXRQr2.0-SUNRISE, whole genome shotgun sequence harbors:
- the LOC110899885 gene encoding pentatricopeptide repeat-containing protein At1g63330 has translation MIISHLRAFIKFKGDSFLLPSQNPLSSSRFSPHAALLASLLHSNSFSNNGDRPLSRYQKVANLDDAFNLFDEMTQRRPLPSVVKFNQLLNAVAKMNHFSCSLDLFKQMCLIGVPVNEYSMSIAIKCCCQMSRTNDGFALLASCFRRAVVPNVYIFSTLLDGLVIEDRILEAENFFKKLIKQKLCEPDVVMYSTMIKGLCKFGNNDIAIGLLRLMDERGCKPNVVIYSTIIDSLCKDKLIEDAFKLFKEMVFAKGIQPDVITYNSLIHGLCNLCRWDEVSKLLKEMEEDLRISPDLHTFSILVDALCKEGRVDEAEAVIDIMVERRVVPDIVTYNTLIDGYCLRGEMTKARTLFDSLTSKGFVPNVVTYSSLLNGYCRSLKIEEAMHLFHEMTRKGLKPCIVTYSTMLQGLFRVGRCGAARKFFDEMQAQGLIPDECTYGIILDGFCNNHQVEEALSLFHLVGDSKLNYNIVVYNILIDGMSKCGKLDIARDLFQDLTLKGLQPDVRTYTVMVSGLCGEGLLKEANHLFRKMGESGCPPDGVTYNVLLQGYLKKQNYDDVEMLLQEMDGRRYSLDASTLSMLIDEIAAGSVDRSMLKLIGKLVPKEMMDTTAVPR, from the coding sequence ATGATAATTTCTCATCTTCGTGCTTTCATAAAATTCAAAGGTGACTCCTTTCTTCTTCCTTCACAAAAccctctttcttcttcacgatTCAGTCCTCACGCCGCCCTTTTAGCTTCTCTTCTCCACTCCAATTCCTTTTCAAATAATGGGGATCGTCCTCTGTCTAGGTATCAAAAAGTTGCCAACTTGGATGATGCCTTTAACCTGTTCGATGAAATGACACAGAGACGACCCCTCCCATCTGTTGTCAAGTTTAATCAACTGTTGAATGCTGTTGCCAAAATGAACCATTTTTCTTGCTCTCTTGACCTTTTTAAACAAATGTGTCTCATTGGAGTGCCTGTTAACGAGTACTCTATGAGTATCGCAATCAAGTGTTGTTGTCAGATGTCTCGCACCAATGACGGTTTCGCCCTCCTAGCTTCTTGCTTCAGGCGAGCTGTTGTCCCAAATGTGTACATATTTAGTACACTCTTAGATGGACTCGTCATAGAAGATAGGATTCTTGAGGCAGAGAATTTTTTTAAGAAGCTCATCAAACAGAAACTATGTGAACCTGATGTAGTTATGTATTCCACTATGATCAAAGGGCTTTGCAAGTTTGGTAATAATGATATTGCCATTGGTTTGCTTAGGCTCATGGATGAAAGAGGCTGTAAGCCTAATGTTGTTATATATAGCACCATCATTGATAGTCTCTGCAAGGACAAACTGATAGAGGATGCTTTCAAGCTTTTCAAAGAAATGGTATTTGCAAAAGGCATTCAACCAGATGTCATCACATACAACTCTTTGATTCATGGTCTTTGTAACTTATGTCGTTGGGACGAGGTCTCTAAGCTGCTAAAAGAAATGGAGGAGGATCTAAGGATCTCTCCTGATTTGCATACCTTTAGCATATTAGTTGATGCACTTTGCAAGGAAGGTAGGGTGGATGAAGCGGAGGCTGTAATAGACATCATGGTTGAGAGACGTGTGGTTCCTGACATAGTGACATACAATACACTTATAGACGGTTACTGTCTGCGAGGTGAAATGACCAAAGCAAGGACACTTTTTGATTCACTTACTTCTAAAGGTTTCGTCCCTAATGTTGTTACGTATAGCAGTTTACTGAATGGGTATTGCAGGAGTTTGAAAATAGAAGAGGCCATGCATTTGTTTCATGAGATGACAAGAAAAGGTTTGAAACCTTGTATCGTCACTTACAGCACCATGTTACAGGGTTTGTTTCGGGTCGGACGTTGTGGAGCTGCACGCAAATTCTTTGATGAGATGCAAGCACAAGGCCTTATTCCAGATGAATGCACTTACGGAATAATATTAGATGGCTTTTGCAACAACCATCAAGTTGAAGAGGCGCTCTCTTTGTTTCATCTGGTTGGTGATAGCAAGCTAAATTATAATATCGTGGTGTACAATATTCTTATTGATGGTATGAGCAAATGTGGGAAGCTTGATATTGCAAGGGATCTTTTCCAAGACCTAACTCTAAAAGGTTTGCAACCTGATGTTCGGACATATACTGTGATGGTTAGTGGCTTGTGTGGGGAAGGTTTACTAAAGGAAGCAAATCACTTGTTTCGTAAAATGGGTGAGAGTGGCTGCCCACCAGATGGTGTTACTTACAATGTTCTTCTCCAGGGATATCTTAAGAAGCAGAATTACGATGATGTTGAGATGCTTTTACAGGAAATGGATGGAAGAAGGTACTCACTTGATGCTTCAACTTTATCGATGTTGATTGATGAAATCGCAGCTGGTTCAGTAGATAGAAGTATGCTTAAATTGATAGGTAAGCTTGTCCCAAAAGAAATGATGGATACTACTGCAGTGCCTAGATAA